A part of Rhinoderma darwinii isolate aRhiDar2 chromosome 1, aRhiDar2.hap1, whole genome shotgun sequence genomic DNA contains:
- the TAL2 gene encoding T-cell acute lymphocytic leukemia protein 2 produces MTRKIFTNTRERWRQQNVNSAFAELRKLIPTHPPDKKLSKNETLRLAMRYINFLINILGDQAITKAGATSQTTILGIFEPEPQLSSIQEWTMMDHCSDSSPGTSSDSWSLVHSP; encoded by the coding sequence ATGACACGCAAAATCTTCACTAACACCAGAGAACGGTGGAGACAGCAGAATGTCAATAGTGCTTTTGCTGAACTGAGGAAACTCATTCCCACCCACCCACCTGACAAGAAATTAAGTAAGAATGAAACACTAAGACTGGCTATGAGATATATCAATTTCCTCATCAACATACTTGGAGACCAGGCTATAACAAAAGCTGGAGCAACTTCTCAAACAACTATTTTGGGCATCTTTGAACCTGAGCCGCAATTGTCAAGTATACAAGAATGGACTATGATGGACCACTGCAGTGACTCTTCTCCTGGAACAAGCAGTGACTCCTGGTCACTAGTCCACTCTCCATAG